From the Hevea brasiliensis isolate MT/VB/25A 57/8 chromosome 13, ASM3005281v1, whole genome shotgun sequence genome, the window AGTTCtgacaaaatttataatttaatctttGTATTTTTAAAGCTAAATAATTTAATCTCTAACATTtgataaaacttataatttaatccTCACTATTAGAATTTCAGTTAAGTTATTATTAATTCTTGTAAAAATGATCAAAATATCCTTAAttctatttttaatataaaaataatttaattcctgaaattttattttattgataatttaatctTTGAGATTTAGTTAAACCTATATATTAGTCCCTGTAATTTTAAAATCAAGCAATTCAGTCCTAGAAGTTTTAATAAATCTACAAGTTAATTCTtatcattaaaattataattaatttctcattaaatttAGCAAAAAATCAACAtgtttttaactctatttacagtttgaaaataatttaatttttaaatttttactttcatAGCAATTTTTGTCcatattcatattttttttctttttttatgtaaaaaaatataatataatatactataaattgatatatatatatatatatatatatatatatattaaaataataattacataaatagaattttacaaattataagggcttatttataaatagttataatatttaaggatAATTGTAAAATATGTggataattttgtaattaattaaaattttaaggtccttaaagtaattaattcatattttaataatttaaacttaaaattttttaattttatgggactcacattttaaaaatataaggactaaattatcaataaaaaaatttaaaacactaaattattttaagattaaaaataaaaataagggtattttgattatttttattaaattaacagTAATTTAATGGGATTATAATAATAAGAACTAAATTGTAGGTTTTATCAAATTTCACTActaaattacttatttttaaaaatataaaaattaagttatAAATATTTTCAAATCTTAGAAACTAAATCATAATTTACCCAAAATACTAATTTAATTGAGGTTTTCTAATATACTCTATTTtaacaaattattttaatttcataacatattgataaatttttttaataatgaatccaaattttttgtattttaattttttttaacccttcaaatattatgaaaaaaaattatatatatatatatatatatatatatatatatatatatatatatatataattattcaataaaaatgACAAAAGAATTATTATTCAAAGAAATGACTAGAAAATTTATAGCTTGAGTGATAAGTTCATCCGATTAAAATTTTATtggtttaatattatatttttatacaaatatacttaataataatatttaaaatttaagtatttttttatataaaacttAGAAAGATAATtgaaatatatgcatatataatctaataaatattgtttcaaaaaaaataatctaataaatattaaaatattgattttaaaaattaaaaattaattaatcaaacatatttatttatattaataagctttatatttaattaatttgtatttagttaacatatatttaattatttttttaataatccaATATGTGGAGAAATTATTCCATGTACATGCCTTCATTATCATGAGACAAAACGTGAAATCCACCGTAATAGAAGAGCCTCAGCACAGATAATCTTTTCTTGGAAAATTTCTCCTCCTTCCTTTTTAATTTATCTAAGTAGAATACAatctaatattattttttaaaataaataaaattcaattattttataaagttttaattttctgaaaaattattaataaaaatatttttatataaattattaattgaaaaatataaaattaaacagaTTTCGTATTTCTTGTTTAATAGGAAAAGTGACATAACCTTATTTTTATATTGGCTGGCTTAGTGGAATTGGAAATTCCACCTCTTTTAACTAAAATATGGAAGAGGAGAGGGAGCTCCTCTCATTGCGTTTGCATCGTTGGGTTTCATGGAACGCAGTCCAAATATTCGATAAAATGTCACAATGAGTAGGGATTCTGCTGTAGGGTTTAATGGACCTCGTCCATTCTCTTCCTCCGTTGTTTTTGGCTTGCAAGCTCATTTTCCTCCACGTTAGTGCATTTGGTTCAATGGACACGTTTCTTCAGTCTACAATGTTCAAAAGTAGGCTACTATTGTCAATGTTTGTTGGTGAAGAAGATAAGAAATATAGTTGAAAAAAATCTCAGTTTACTTGTCAAAAGTCTTAGCTCCTTGTGGActtttctagcttaaaaatataACCACATCCCACATAAGTTTCATTTCAATGATGATTACAGAACCAGTATGGATTTTCGAAAGTTGTTCCTGTGTTCTTCTCTTCTAGTCCTCCATTTCGCATTTTCTTCTTCCAAAGACACCATAACTATGAACCAAACCATTCATGATGGTGACTTTCTGATCTCTAGAGAAAATAATTTTGCATTAGGATTCTTTAGCCCCGGAAGTTCCAGTTTTAGATATCTTGGAATCTGGTACCATAAAGTCCGAGAGCAAACTGTGGTGTGGGTAGCAAATAGGGATAATCCAATCAATGGTTCCTCGGGAGTTCTATCAATTGACCAATATGGAAATCTCGTTCTCCGTAGCTACCATAGCCAGAAGGTTCCTGTATGGTCTACAAATGTCTCAGTTGAGGTTGCAGATACTTGTGTTATAGCTCAGCTCTTGGATACAGGAAATTTGGTTTTGTTCCACGATAGAAGTAAAAGTACTGTGTGGGAAAGCTTTGATCATCCTACGGATACTATACTGCCAGGAATGAAACT encodes:
- the LOC131171844 gene encoding G-type lectin S-receptor-like serine/threonine-protein kinase RKS1; this encodes MDFRKLFLCSSLLVLHFAFSSSKDTITMNQTIHDGDFLISRENNFALGFFSPGSSSFRYLGIWYHKVREQTVVWVANRDNPINGSSGVLSIDQYGNLVLRSYHSQKVPVWSTNVSVEVADTCVIAQLLDTGNLVLFHDRSKSTVWESFDHPTDTILPGMKLGLNQRTGMKLFTSDQPKRITTGLYLLGYKIYLARLSLALEKLYRYIQC